The segment TCATGCTGgtgcccagggcacagccccctggcagctgtgcaggCCAGCACTGCTGAGGGAACACCTCACACTGGCCTTGACTCTGCAAGAAAAATGGCAACAAACAAATACAGCGAGCTGCAGCCCACATTCTCCACAAACAAGTGCCATAACCCACAGTCATGCCATTGGCTGGAATTTCATCAGAGGAAATTAAGTTTCAAACAAAATCAAACTCACTCAGGTTGTCTGGAACAGAGTAAAAAGCAATGGCAAAATTCCACAACCCCCATGCTGAGCTGCAAACATGCAATCAAAAATAGAGTTTCATTACAAACAGACAACATCATAACAGCCTTTTTAAATTACAAACCTTCATCATTGGGAAAGAGACAGCTGTGCTAAGTAAGAATGGGGTGGGAAGTCGCTCTTTTAAAGCCAGGGTGTTCTTCTAATAAAAATCCTCATTTTAACACCAAAACTTCAATGGGGAGAATTTTGTGGCTATTACCCCAAAAGAGGCTCTGTTTCTGTGCACAACAAAGCAGCCTCCACTCCTGCTCTCAGTCCGGGCAAAAAGGCAAATGATTTCACTTTATCTCAGGATTGTTTTCCAAAGGCAGGAGGAAATAACCAATGGACAGCAGCACTGATCAGCCATCAGGAATGTAGGAAGGTTTACTGACTCTACAGAGCAAGCAACACATTCCCAGAACCAAGGTAAACTTGGTTTTAGACCTCCAGCataaggtgggggggggggttcCCCTTATAAAGATCTGGAAAAAAAACAAGTGTCACTCAGCTGAGTCCTTTCCTCTCTATTATTCATGGGCTTCCAGGCTACCTCAAGCAGAGTTTAGAACCCAGCCTACTTCCCCAAGTCTGGCCACTCATAAAAATGGTCCTTTTCTACACTATAATGCAGGATGCAGTTGTAAACTCCTGCTTGTATAAATAAACATTTACAATTAGATACTAATCTGATACTAATGCTATCAACTTCAATTTTTGGATAGCTTATATCAGAAgccataaaatattttaagtagTTTTTCTACATGGGTCTGTGTTACATATATATTCTCCTTAAAACAGTGCGTACTATTTAGACTGAAAATACTGAACAGGAATAAAAGAAAGCCCAAATTGGGACATTCTTAAAAATACCTTTCACAACTGAACTGCCATGTGTAGTAAAGGTTTCACTGCCATCTGGCTGCATTTAGAAAACATAACATAGCAAGGAGACAATCACATACACTTAAGAGTTTAAAACAAAAATCACAGAGAGTAGTTGACGAAATCTGGACCAGCAAAAAGAATCCAAAAGCCTGTAGCTATTATGCAGAGCCAAATACCTCCATTAGCCTCACCAGGGACAATTCTGAAACTATGAATCCAATGGATAGTCTTTTCAGCCCATAGCAGAGAGCCATGGGGGAATGCAGAAAATTCCCTACTCCTAGGGATATACATATGTCCTGTAGAATATATCTATATGTAAATAGAAAGACATAAATGTAGGAAAAACAGGGGGGAAATTACATCATAAATCGAAAGGCAAGATGGCAGAGTGTATTAAAGACAAGGAAATAAGTCTTGTGCTCCAAGACAGAAGAACAGGGCAGGCCTAGCGCTGACAGGTTTTCCCATCCACCTCATCGTCAAGAACTGTTCTCCTCCCTTAAGGCAAACGCCTCCGTCGCGGCCTGACCATTTCTGTAAGAGTCTCTTTCTGTCTATACTCTGCGCAACGTGCTCTAAGATCTGCTTTAACAGCAGGATTACAGTGAGTGCTCTCCAGAGGTCCCTCTCAGCCCCAAGCACCCTATGCCTGTGGAGGACAGCGGCTGTTTGCCGAACGCGGGGCGGCCCTCTGTGCTCAGCCTCTCCCGGCAGTGCAGGGCGGGAACGGGAATGGCCCCGGGGCTCCTGAGGGCGCCGCGGCCACCGCCTGCCcctgccccggtcccggccccgcccgcccgtGCAGCCGCAATCGCGTCCCCCGGCAACGCCGCGCGGCCCGCGGGGTCCGCCCGCCAGCCTgcggcagcgccgccgccgcaTCCCGAGGGGCGCCGCGGGCCGGGCTGCTGCCCGAGGGGCTGCGCCGGCAGGTAGAGCCCGGGCACGGGGAGAACGGGGCGCCGGCACCTCCGCCCGTCCTCGATGAGCCGCGCGAACCGCGGCGGGGAGCGCCTGGCGAGCGGTCCATGGCGCGCTTCCCACACGGCGGCGGCAGCGCTATGTTGGCCCGGTGCCTCCGGTGGCTCCGGCACCCCTTCGGGCGCTGTAAGGAGGGGTGGGGGAGTTGCGGGGCAGCATACACTGCCCAGCCCGCAGCCCTCAGGGGCTTTGGGGGATACACGCTCCCCGGCCGCACCGCGGGCCCTGTCGGTGCCcctcaggggccacccggccgtGAGGCGGTGACCGCGGTTTGGGGCGATGGGTGAGCCCCGCCTGACACACGGGGCGGGACCCTCAGTGCGGGCGCGGGGTGCCCGGGAGGAGCTGGGCGAGGCCATTCTCATCGAGGGGGGAAATGGGGTTGCGCCGCGCGCGGAGAGGCCGCGGACAGGCCGGTTTCCCCCCCCCGCTCCCGCCCTCATGGGCCGCGCCGCGTTTTGGCGGGTTTTTGGCGTGCGGGTGGCCGTCCCTCACAGCGTCTCTGCCGCTCCCTCAGCCATGCCCGCCTCCGAGGCCGTGCCGCAGCCGTcccccagcaagaggcagaagggcTCGGGGCCTGGAGAAGCTTCCGCACGGCTGCGCTTCACCAAGCTGTCCGAGAACGCCTTCGCTCCGTCCAGGGGCTCCGCGCGGGCTGCGGGCTACGATCTGTACAGGTGAGGGAGGGTGAGGGTACGGCACCCGCGGCGGGAGCTCCGCCCCGCTCGGCGAGCCCTGGGCACGGGGCTCCGGCGTCTGGGAGGGCCCTCATGGCCTCTGGCCGAGCTGAGTCCCCGGACGGTCTCGCTGGCCGTGCAGGAGAGGAGGCCAGAACTGATCTGGCTTCCCTGCTCCCCCATCCCTCACCATTTTCCGTTATCTGTGGTCCAGCCATGTTACAGCATAGATTGCATCAGGCACAGATGTCGTTGGCTAAAAGTCAGACGTGACAGAGCATCCAGAATTGCTGTTGGTGCTCACATCGGCCAGGTTGCGCTCCTCTTGAAAGGAAAATATGGTAGCGCACGTGGGCCCTCCTTGCCAGCAGTTGTGCTTTTCTGCTTTCCTCTTGGCTCCGGGGCTGCTGCCGGCCAAAGGGCCTTGGAGCCGTTTGATAATGCTCCTGGCTGGAAACCGCGTGGGTTCATGTATAGACTTAGGTTTTGGTTTGCATTAACAATGGCCCTTATTCAATGGCTTTCACTTTGTTCAGGAATACCCGTAGCTAGACTTGTGGTTATTTGCATAGTGCTTCTGCGATCAACTCACTCGTTTTGAACGAGTGAACTTTGCTGCTGCCACTTCTAACTTACCTTTTTTAGTATTACGTAGAATAACCAGCCTTTTTCTTCCTTCACCTCTCTGACTTTCCTGAAGATTTACTGCACTACACCTTACCCTTTTTTCTTTCTATCCCTTTCATCTCACcaggtttgtttttgttcttgTTCCAATGTTGCACTGTAGACTGGAAAAAGTCTGTTTTATAGAAAACCTTTCAGTGCGTCCCATCATTTGAAAAACAGCTCTTTGTCAAGGTCAAGACATGACAAGTATTGTCACCACTGCTTTTCATTAGGCCTCCAGTTGGGTAGCTTCAGCCAGTTCTTAAAATCTCTGTAGTTCAGAGTTTCCAGGAGAATTGTGTGAATCATGAACTGTCAGACTGCTCAGAAAAAAAACATTGTTGTCTCAAAGTTAACTTACTAGATTGTTAATTTTGATTACAAAATTCATCAGATAGTTCGTCTGCTAATCAGACTGTATTATTCATAAAGTTTTTGCTATTGCACAGAAAATGTACAATCACGTTCACCTAATGGTTATTTtaaacttgaatttttttttatatcttaCTAATTAAAAAAACATTTGAAACTGGCAGAAGTATGCTGTTCAAATGACACTTCTGGAATCTTAAACTAGCACCATCAGAATTGCAGCATCTTGTGTTTTAGGATCTGCATTCAATTTTGCAAATCTGTAAATATTTGTTGTTTAAATTTAATGGTATAAATTCCCTGGCAAATCATTCTGGGTAATTTTGTATCTTAAGTTACAataaagaaactttaaaaaatattctatATAAACTAATGTTTCTTCCTTTAATGTAGTGCCTATGACTGTGTGATCCCCCCCATGGAAAAGGCTGTGGTGAAAACAGACATTCAAATAGCACTTCCTTCTGGCTGCTATGGCCGAGTGGGTGAGTACACAGCTGTCACAGGCTGCAGAGGCATGCTAGAACAGGTTGGACAGCAGCTTCACATTTAGATTCTGCCTAAAGCTTTCAGAATTAGTCAGCACAAAAAGGGGATGCCACGTGGCTGTGTGATTTACTTAATCTTGTAGTGTTTTCCTGTTAGCTGTTGTCAGACACATTTGAGGTTTGGTGTGTGTCAGGTGGCCAAAGGATGATCAGCAAAAATGCCTGTACTCTACATACAACTTTAACTTTATAGGCCCCACAGTAGTTCATTATTTGTATGCAGCTTCAGAATTCAAACCACAAAGACTAATAGGTATTGGACATACAGAAAATGCATCCCTGGTTGTTTAAAAATTAACCCCAGAGTCCCAGTGTAGTAGAATTTGATGACATATTGTGATAGAATAAGAAAGATATCTATACaagatattttgtttattttgtgcaTTCTTTATCTGAATTATGTAGAAATTCTTTATGTAAAAAAGCATAGCCACTCCAGTGGAAGAACATGATCAGAGTTTGCCATGTCCTTTTATGTAAAAGAACACGTGCATTTCTCTTAGCCCAAAGAAAATTTTAAAGATCATAAGGTAAGTAAAAACCTAAATCCCCACACACAATTTTTCTGTGTATAACACTACTTAGGAAATTCCTTGCCAGGTATTTTATTCCTTCATAACTTAAATGGATTGACCTAATattctgagatggtgctgaaccAGTGGTGGTCACCAAAAATAAACCAAGATTAGACAATCTGTCTGCTCCAGTTGTCTTCCTTGGAGAAACCTACTCTGCAATTGCAGGTCAAATAAAGATACATTTCCATTACTTAAAAATTGCAATTTTTTTGTTGCCTGCTGCAGCTGTTATTCTGTTTAATGTATATGTGAACTCTTAACATAATTCCTGTcatatgtttattttaaaaagactGGAAACAATTGTCATTCCCAAGACTCTGTGCAAACACCCTATATAACCTATAAAtacttttttaaataaataaattgtaaTACTTAATAAAAATTCTTTTCTAGCACCACGTTCTGGTTTAGCTGCAAAGCACTTCATAGATGTTGGAGGTAaggtttttgttctttttattaAGACTTGGTAAGTACTGATCACAGAAGTGCCTTAGTTTCACACTGTAGTGTGCAAATAAATGATGGCTGGCAAAAGGAGATACCTGGGTAACACCTGAGAGAGACAGGTCATCATAATTATGTTAACACTTTCTTAATTATAAGAAagattactgatttttttttttaactaataaCTGTATCATACTTCTGTAGGCAGTGCCTGCCATAGAAGTTACTTTTTGGCTTAGGCATTAAAATGACTTCTTACATGCTGGTTTCTCCATTTTTTTAACCAGCAAATTAACTTGAGAATTGCTTGTTTTTCTGAATTTTCAAAACTCAGGAGATACTCCCAGTGCTACTAGCACCTTAATTAGGAAGCTGTTCAGCAATGCCATTGGATTAACCCAAAACATTACATAGGAGAGCTCTGTAAATACTTTTCCACACTGGAACTAATGAAGAGATTGCATGGGAACTATGGATCATAGGCATTACAATTTTTTCAAAAGCTGAAGGAAATACTTTACAAAGTAGGTTTTTCTTCTAAATGTGCATTTTGTGGTTCAACATTAAAACTTCAAGGTAAACTCATGCTA is part of the Melospiza melodia melodia isolate bMelMel2 chromosome 15, bMelMel2.pri, whole genome shotgun sequence genome and harbors:
- the DUT gene encoding deoxyuridine 5'-triphosphate nucleotidohydrolase, mitochondrial isoform X1, encoding MARFPHGGGSAMLARCLRWLRHPFGRSMPASEAVPQPSPSKRQKGSGPGEASARLRFTKLSENAFAPSRGSARAAGYDLYSAYDCVIPPMEKAVVKTDIQIALPSGCYGRVAPRSGLAAKHFIDVGAGVIDEDYRGNVGVVLFNFGKETFEVKKGDRIAQLICERIYYPELEEVETLDDTERGEGGFGSTGKN
- the DUT gene encoding deoxyuridine 5'-triphosphate nucleotidohydrolase, mitochondrial isoform X2; the encoded protein is MPASEAVPQPSPSKRQKGSGPGEASARLRFTKLSENAFAPSRGSARAAGYDLYSAYDCVIPPMEKAVVKTDIQIALPSGCYGRVAPRSGLAAKHFIDVGAGVIDEDYRGNVGVVLFNFGKETFEVKKGDRIAQLICERIYYPELEEVETLDDTERGEGGFGSTGKN